tctggggatgTTGGGGTGGTGCACCCATCACCCCTGTGCTGTTGGGGACACCCCTGTGAGGAAGggggggctgtgctgggctctcCCTCACCTTGCTTTGAGGGCTCTGAGCTTTGACCTTGGCAGAGGTCAACATGGAGCTTGATCCTAGGGGATGTTGAGGCTCCCCCAGATGAAGGAAGAGCAGCGCTGGGGCTTTCCCATTGCTCTGGGTGCATGTTTAACACTTAGGAAGTGGGTTTCCCTGTTTCCTCCTTGGCTGGCGAGCTCTGCCGTGCGGAGGGCATGGCCCTCTGCTCCCACCATCCCCTTATCTGATGGAGCGCTGGGATGAGCTCCCGGCTTCCTCCCGAGTGGATTTTCTCACTGTGCCCGGATTGCTTTGGCCTGTGGAGAGTTGCTCGAGGGTGATGGAAACAGCCCCGTCCCTTTGATCTTTAATCCCGAGAGGCAGCATTACGTGTCCCGGCGCGCGGGCCGGAGCAGCACGCCGGGAGCTGTAGTCCCTGCATCCTGCCGGGAATGGTGCTTGCTCCTAAGcctgtttctttgctgctcaGACCGCTGGTCTCAGGAGGACATGCTGACTCTGCTGGAGTGCATGAAGAACAACCTGCCCTCCAACGACGGGAGCAAGTTCAAAACCACCGAGTCCCACCTGGACTGGGAGAAAGTGGCTTTCAAGGACTTCTCGGGGGAAATGTGCAAGATGAAGTGGATGGAGATTTCTAATGAGGTACCTGATGGCcgggggggggtcggggggggaCAGAGTGTCCCGGTGACATTCCAGGGCTGTTGGAATTAGCTCCCCAAGTCCTCAGCCTTTAGCGCTGCTGCCATCCCACTGCTGTTGGCGTTGGGAGCCCCTCAGCAGCGCTGGGATGGTGGTCTTATGGGATACTGTGGGATTATGCCAAGCAGGAATCTGCCTGTTCACACTTGTGTCCTTCATTACCCTGCAGGTGAGGAAGTTCCGGACCCTCACGGAGCTCATTATGGACGCTGAAGAGCACGTGAAGAATCCTTACAAGGGCAAAAAGCTGAAGGTATCAGGCAGGGATTGGGGTCGGACACTAAAGGGGGATGTCCCCCTTCCCCTGGACGGGGTCTGTCacccaggcagctctgcccccagAGCCCCTGCGGGCACCTCACTGCTGTAATCCCTGAGCCTCTGCCCCGGGCTCCCGAGGCCGCAGGCTCTGGGCCCTGGCCAAGTGCAGGGAACATGTAACATGgtcactgtgctgctgcatccaAGTTTAGCACCGGGGGGGGGCCGGGAAACTGCTGGCCTATTCCTGGCTGCTAGGTCGGATGCCCCAGGGCAGCCGATGCTCTGCCCCgtccccttcctgctgcctcagtttcccccctTGCAGCACAACCGCCCTGTGCTGATAGCTCTGGCTGGCTGGAGGCTGCTCCTGGGGTTCCCAGCCCTGGGATAGCGTAGTTCCTGGGGAAGGGAGCCCTTgttcccatggcagggagctggatcgctgcagggctggctggaggcaggtCTCCCCCAGTGCTGGGGGGAGCTGGCGGGGTCTGGCCGTGCCAGCTCCATGCTCAGTGTGTGCCGCTCTGCTGTCTCCCCAGAAACACCCCGACTTCCCCAAGAAGCCCCTGACTCCCTATTTCCGCTTCTTCATGGAGAAGCGGGCTAAATACGCCAAGCTTCACCCCGAAATGAGCAACCTGGATCTCACCAAGATCCTGTCCAAGAAATACAAGGAGCTTCCCGAGAAGAAAAAGGTACAGGGGGGAGTCAGTGAGCCCCTTCCCACGTGTGTTCCTCCGcgtgctgggctctgcctgcccagccTACCCAGCCAAaccagcagagcccaggctcTGGATGGGAGAACCCCGGGTGCTTGTTTAGTCCTGTCAGACCAGTAGGACCTCCTTTGCTTCTCCTGCCCTGGTTCCCAGGATCCGTGGGGTGGAGGCTGGCTGGGGCTGTCCCTTGGTCCGTCTCCTCCAGACGGATGTGGATGGTGACTTGGCTGCTGGGTGGATCTGTGTTTAACCCTGGGGTTCAATCACATGCTGTGCTGTGCGAGGGATGGAGGGGCAGGATCTGCTCCGAGCCATGGGAGATGCTGGAGGAGACCTGCCCATCTCACCtccagcttggccttggccTTGGCAGGCGTTTTGGGTGCCCCAGCGCTCAGTCCGGGTGCATTTGCCACCAGCAGGAAAGGTCCAAGGCACAAAGTCCTGCCGTGCCCCCTTGCCCACGGCTGCTTGGGTGCAGGGAGAGGgtcagctcctgcctctgcatcCCTGGCCAGGGTGGAAACCTTCacctgggagctgcaggaccAGGCTGATGGGCTGGAGAGCCCTCGAGTCCCtttgggggtggtggggtgCCCAGCCAGCCGGGTCACAGGGGTGCATCTGCCTGCACATTGCCTGGTGGTGATGTCCCTCCCCACCGCCCTGGTGGCTTTGTGTCCCCAGATGAAATACATCCAGGACTTCCAGCGGGAGAAGCAGGAGTTTGAGAGGAACCTGGCGAGGTTCAGGTGAGTGGGCAGCCTTCAGGCCCCTCCAGGCAGACCTGGTCTCCTCTCCTGTGTGTAGCTCATGGAGGAAGCCCTGATGGGCACCATGaaggcagaagggaaggagggatgctggaaagaaagagcaaggaaGAGGCACCTGAGAGCAGCCCCTCAGCAAGAGGGACCAGTCATGCTCTGGGGGCTGCACGGGGAGGACAGGagctctgcccccagccctgctcaaaGCTGAAGTGACCACCCCGTTCCCCCCAGACCTTCTCTTTGAAGGTGGTCACTGTGACCAGGGTGGATCCTGACATTCCCGATGCCCTGCGGCTGCTCCACGGCTGCATTGAAGGGGATGCTCATAGCTGGTGCTCCCCCAGGAGGGACAGACACTCTTCTAAAATCCTTCTGGACCCCCCCGCCCAGTAGCTGAAGCTCAGCCCTGCAGCGATAGTTAACTCCTCACTGGGAAGGTTTAGGGGGTGTTCTTCCACCTGCATCCTCCATAatgctctcccttccctgccgGGTAAAGGGAAGATCACCCGGATCTCATCCAGAACGCAAAGAAATCGGATGTCCCTGAGAAGCCCAAGACCCCCCAGCAGCTGTGGTACAACCACGAGAAGAAGATCTACCTGAAAGTGCGTCCAGATGTGAGTACGGTGGGTGGGAGTGCGTGAGAGTGTGAGTGTGGAGGGTCCTGAGCCCCgctgctggggcagaggagggggaAACGAGAAGCATTTTAGGGGGGGGACGGGCTGGAAGACACCGCTGGGAGCTCCCCGCAGCCTGGATGGAGGTAAGGAGGGGCTCTGCACAGCTGGAAGAGGCTCAGGGGGTACAGACCCCAACGCTTTTTGCCTGCAGCTTGAAGGGGTGACCACAGCctgaggcaggcaggaaagaTTCCCAGCACCAACTTCACACCTCTGGCCATGCCCCTCACTCACACACAGCCCCTgccccggcccggctcggctATTTTTGGACCTTTTTATCCCCCCTTTTTGTGGGTTTTACCCCTCTGCCCTCACCTCTGGCTTTGGGTTTTCAGGCCACCACGAAGGAGGTGAAAGAGTCGCTGGGCAAGCAGTGGTCTCAACTCTCGGATAAAAAGAGGCTGAAATGGATTCATAAGGCCCTGGAACAGCGGAAGGAGTACGAGGTAGGGAGCAGCCTCACCCGTCCCCCTCCACAGTCACCCCTGTGTTCACACCGAGGCCAGCCAGCCCCACACCATAGCCAGTGTGGGGCTTCAGGCAGATCCCTGCAGGTCACTAGTGAGTCTGagccctgcctcctccagccgtgtgtggggaaagggagaagtATCCCTTGAGAGATGGTTAGGACAATGGTTggcttctctttcctcctcctccggcCCCAGCCAGGCGGGGATCGAGCCCCTCTCCTGACCGCTGTCATCACCCTTTGCAGGAGATCATGCGGGACTACATCCAGAAGCACCCAGAGCTGAACATCAGCGAGGAGGGCATCACCCGCTCCACCCTCACCAAGGCCGAGCGCCAGCTCAAGGACAAGTTTGATGGACGACCCACAAAGCCACCTCCGTGAGTCCCGTCACTCCCTGTCTGCACACGAGGGATCCGTCCCTCTCCGAGTGGTCGCTTGGCAGATGCTGGTTCTTGCTGACAAGGAAACTGAGGCTCTGCCTGGCTTTGAGCGCCTAAATAATCCTGGGGCAACGTTCATGAGCCCATCAAACTGGTCCTTAACAGACATGAAATTCTCCGTTTGCAGAGAATCCGAGCGAGGTTTATGAGCGTGCGCCAGGTTAAAGGGGAATCCAGCCCAGAGCTCCCCTAAACCTCATACACCTCTGGCACAGCAATCCTGGGAGGCTCTTGGGGGGGCTTTTAGCACCCAgccagctccagagcagggcaggtTGTCCCTAACACTGGGTCCCTCTGTTGGTTGCAGGAATAGCTACTCCCTGTACTGCGCAGAGCTGATGGCCAACATGAAAGACGTGCCCAGCACGGAGCGGATGGTGCTGTGCAGCCAGCAGTGGAAGCTGCTCTCCCAGAAGGAAAAGGACGCTTACCACAAAAAGTGTGACCAGGTGAGTGGCTGCGGATGGGCAGACAGGAGGACAGACGGGTGGACACCAGCgctgtggggagggaggggaaagctCGGGCTATGGATGAGCCCCTCGTCCTTCCTCAGTGTCTCTTCTTGTCATCCTGACCATCAGTTCCTTGATGGTCTCCTCTCTTGGTCCCGTGTCCCCACGTGTGTCTCTGGGACCAGCAGATGGGTCCGGGTGGAAGATGCTGTGGCCGAGGGGGCTGGGACTGGCTCAGGGACTGCAcgaggcagggatggggcaggggatCTGTGTGTAACCACGTCTCCATCCCcctccagaaaaagaaagactatGAGGTCGAGCTGCTCCGCTTCCTGGAGGTGAGTGATGGGGAGGCTCAGCCATGGAGTGCTGGAGACCCTGAACGAGGGCAGGGAGCCCTGGCTGGGGGCTGAGGtcatagaaccccagcctggtttgggttgaagggaccttaaagctcatccagctccaacccctgccacgggcagggacaccttccactagagcaggttgctccaagcccctgtgtccaacctggccttgaacactgccagggatggggcagccacagcttctctgggcaccctgtgccagtgcctcagcactctcacagggaagaacatcCTCATCTCAGTCTAGAGATGGGTTAAATGGGGGTTGCTCTGTTGCTTCCCTTTCCTGCTCCCCCAAAACATGGCTTAacccacccatgggtgctgtgcAGAGATGTTTGCACAGTTTTGACCCTTCCCCAGCTGCCTTAAGGCCTGAACCAGTGTTTTGCACTCGGGCGTTGGGAGGGGATCCAGGGTTGGTGCTGTTGGTTGCCATCCCTGGGCAGAAACAATGCAGCCCCGGCTGCATCTGCAGGGGAACGGGTGGATAACCCAGATCCGGACACCTTCCCTTTGCTCAGAGGAAGGAGATGAGACTGCACCAGGGAGGGACATTGCTCAGCAAGGGGGTGACACAGGCAGGGGCCCCCCAGGCTGCAcacccagccctgcagtgcCCGATGGCAGGGTGGCTTTTGGAGTGCATTAGTCCCCCCTCCCTGGTGTTCCTGTTCTCTGATGGCACCCAAGCCCTGTCAGCGTGGGGCCATCTCACCACCTCTCCTGTCTCGTGCCACCCAGAGCCTGCCcgaggaggagcagcagcggGTGCTGGGCGAGGAGAAGATGCTGGGCAGCAACCGGAAAGGGGCAACGAGTCCTGCATCCAAGAAATCCTCCCCAGAGACCGGCAAGGTGAGAGCAGCGGCCGCAGAGATGGGGCAGGcgtgggctgggggtgctgccaCCTCGGGCGGTGCTTGGAGGGTGTCATCCCGTGGCTCTCTCGCCGTGTTTGCCCTGGTTGGAGGCTGCGGGTGCGAGGCAGGTCGCTCCGCGGGCTCACCCCCGGCTGTGGCCCGGTGTCCCTCCCGCAGGCCAGCTCGGAGAAGCCCAAGCGGCCCATCTCTGCCATGTTCATCTTCTCGGAGGAGAAGCggaagcagctgcaggaggagcggCCGGAGCTGTCGGAGAGCGAGCTGACCCGGCTCCTGGCCCGCATGTGGAACGACCTCTCCGAGAAGAAGAAGGTTGGTGCCATCCctgtccctcctcctccatccctgtcTCCATTGGGCATCTCCAGCAGCCTGAAGAACGCTGCCCCGTCCTCGTCCTGCTGCACGGTCACCCCTGAGCATCACCCAGCGCTAGTGTCAGCACCGATGGGTGCCACCGGCTCTCCCCAACCCCTCTCCTGACCTCGTGGGAGAAAACCCACCTTGAAAGAAACGTCGGAGGGTCCTTGGGGCTCAGTTGAAGGGCTGAATGGTTGGGGGGGAGTGTTCTGTGCATAGTGGGGGGCTGCCCTTTCATTCAccccctccctgcacccccGTACAGGCCAAGTACAAGGCGCGGGAGGCAGCGATGAAGGCGCAGTCGGAGAAGAAGCACGGTTCGGATAAGGAGGAGCGCGGGAAGCTGCCCGAGTCTCCCAAAACAGCCGAGGAAATCTGGCAGCAGAGCGTCATCGGGGACTACCTGGCTCGTTTCAAGGTGAGGAGCAGGCTGGGAATGGAGCTGGAGGTGGGAACATTGCTCCCACCGGCTGGAATTGCCTCGTGCCTCCTTGCCTGGGTGGTTCATACCTGAGGCAACAGGTTGGGgctgtgggaaggagaagggtCACAGCATTGGAGCGGGTGCCCCATGGTCTGTGCTGGAGCCGGTGGTGGCATCTTGGGCACGTCTGACGTGATGTGGGGGTCTGTCTGTGCCGCAGAACGACCGGGGAAAGGCGCTGAAGGCCATGGAGGCCACTTGGAACAACatggagaagaaggagaagctGATGTGGATCAAGAAGGCAGCGGAGGATCAGAAGCGATATGAGGTGggtccctgctccctcctgccccttgcCAGGCCCCTGCGCTGCCTGTGTCCCCCTGACCCTGCTGTGTCCTGTGCCTCAGAGGGAGCTGAGCGAGATGCGGGCTCCTCCGTGCTCCACCAACTCTGCCAAGAAAGTGAAGTTCCAGGGAGAGCCGAAGAAACCCCCCATGTGAGTACCTGGGGTGTGGAACATTGGGTGAGGTGAGGCTGCACGTCGAATCCTGtggtcagttctgggcctctcactacaagagagacattgaggggctggagcggggccagagaagggcaccggagctggtgcagggcctggagcacaagtgtgatgaggaacggctgagggacctgggggggtttagtctggagaagagaaggctcagggggcacctgatcgctctctgcaactgcttgacaggaggatggagccaggagggggctggtctctgctcccaaggaacaagatgagaggaaatggcttcaagctgccccaggggaggtttaggtggagatgaggaacaattccttccccagagggtgctcaggcattggaacaggctgcccagggcagtgctggagtcaccgtccctgcaagtgttcacagcccgtgtagccgaggcctcagtgccatgggttagtggtggccttggcactgctggggaatggttggactggatggtCTTTTCTAATCTGGTTGATGCTGTGATTCCCTATGACTGGAGCCTGGGGTGAGGGACTGTGCTGGACCATGCTGGGGATGGACGGTGGTTGGTGCTGGGTGCTCATGGACACCTCAGTTCTGTCCAACACTGTGTGTGCTCCCCCTTGCAGGAACGGTTACCAGAAGttctcccaggagctgctgtccAACGGGGAGCTGAACCACCTCCCGCTGAAGGAGCGCATGGTGGAGATCGGCAGCCGCTGGCAGCGCATCTCCCAGGGCCAGAAGGACCACTACAAAAAGCTGGcggaggagcagcagaagcagtacAAGGTGCACCTTGAGATCTGGCTCAAGGTGAGGGCTGAGCCCCGGGCTCAGGTCTTGGGGACCATTGGCGTGGTCTCTGTTcacaccagctccttccctgctccatccaTGCCCTGACCATGTCCCTGTCTCCGCAGAGCCTCTCGCCCCAGGAGCGCGCTGCCTACAAGGAACACATTTCTAATGTGAGTATCCAGCCAGTGGGGGGGGATCCGGGGGcttggggctgggctgggtcTCCCTGGCTGAGGTTTGGCTGGGTGGTGGATGAGCCAAGCTCAGGGGAGCCTCCCAAAGGgcttcccactgctgcagcagctcggCAGTGGGGTTATCTCCGGGCTGGGCACTGGGAAGGAGccaagctctgcagctctgaatggtttgggtttgttgccCCCCCTCTGCAGAAACGCAAGAGCATAGGAAAGATCCGGGGCCCCAACCCCAAGATGAAGCCAACGATGCAGTCCAAGTCGGTGAGTGCACGATGACCAGCACCCTCCCCGCTGCGGGTCCCAGGGCTCTGCTTCAAGGTGCTTCCTGCTGCCCTTCACTTGAGGCAATAATCCAAGGGTGTCCCAAAATCCATCCTCCAAACCCACCCATGTCTGGTTTTGTGCCccttcccccctgccccggAACCCTTTTGGGTCTGTTTGGAACATAAATGGGGAAAACTCCTGGATGAGGTGTGGGGCAGGAGCCCCCCTGAGCCTGCTTGGTGGCTGGAGGAGCCCAAAGGCTGATGGATGGCTGAGGATGGGGCggtgcacccatgggtgctggtgTCCGGGGTGTGCACCCACAACCAACCTCCTCACGCCCTGCAGGAATCGGAAGATGAcgatgaggaggaagaggaggaggaagatgacgATGAAGATGAGGACGACGACGACGACAACGGTGACTCATCAGAGGAAGGCGGCGACTCCTCCGAGTCCAGCAGCGAGGAGGAGAGCGAGGACGGGGACGAGGTGAGGCTGCGGCGGGTGCCGTGGGGAGGGCGCTGGGGCTGCCCCGTTCCC
The Strigops habroptila isolate Jane chromosome 19, bStrHab1.2.pri, whole genome shotgun sequence DNA segment above includes these coding regions:
- the UBTF gene encoding nucleolar transcription factor 1 isoform X1; translated protein: MNGEAECPADLEMTAPKNQDRWSQEDMLTLLECMKNNLPSNDGSKFKTTESHLDWEKVAFKDFSGEMCKMKWMEISNEVRKFRTLTELIMDAEEHVKNPYKGKKLKKHPDFPKKPLTPYFRFFMEKRAKYAKLHPEMSNLDLTKILSKKYKELPEKKKMKYIQDFQREKQEFERNLARFREDHPDLIQNAKKSDVPEKPKTPQQLWYNHEKKIYLKVRPDVSTATTKEVKESLGKQWSQLSDKKRLKWIHKALEQRKEYEEIMRDYIQKHPELNISEEGITRSTLTKAERQLKDKFDGRPTKPPPNSYSLYCAELMANMKDVPSTERMVLCSQQWKLLSQKEKDAYHKKCDQKKKDYEVELLRFLESLPEEEQQRVLGEEKMLGSNRKGATSPASKKSSPETGKASSEKPKRPISAMFIFSEEKRKQLQEERPELSESELTRLLARMWNDLSEKKKAKYKAREAAMKAQSEKKHGSDKEERGKLPESPKTAEEIWQQSVIGDYLARFKNDRGKALKAMEATWNNMEKKEKLMWIKKAAEDQKRYERELSEMRAPPCSTNSAKKVKFQGEPKKPPMNGYQKFSQELLSNGELNHLPLKERMVEIGSRWQRISQGQKDHYKKLAEEQQKQYKVHLEIWLKSLSPQERAAYKEHISNKRKSIGKIRGPNPKMKPTMQSKSESEDDDEEEEEEEDDDEDEDDDDDNGDSSEEGGDSSESSSEEESEDGDENDEDDEDEDDEDEDDNDSEGSSSSSSSSGDSSDSDSN
- the UBTF gene encoding nucleolar transcription factor 1 isoform X2, whose amino-acid sequence is MNGEAECPADLEMTAPKNQDRWSQEDMLTLLECMKNNLPSNDGSKFKTTESHLDWEKVAFKDFSGEMCKMKWMEISNEVRKFRTLTELIMDAEEHVKNPYKGKKLKKHPDFPKKPLTPYFRFFMEKRAKYAKLHPEMSNLDLTKILSKKYKELPEKKKMKYIQDFQREKQEFERNLARFREDHPDLIQNAKKSDVPEKPKTPQQLWYNHEKKIYLKVRPDATTKEVKESLGKQWSQLSDKKRLKWIHKALEQRKEYEEIMRDYIQKHPELNISEEGITRSTLTKAERQLKDKFDGRPTKPPPNSYSLYCAELMANMKDVPSTERMVLCSQQWKLLSQKEKDAYHKKCDQKKKDYEVELLRFLESLPEEEQQRVLGEEKMLGSNRKGATSPASKKSSPETGKASSEKPKRPISAMFIFSEEKRKQLQEERPELSESELTRLLARMWNDLSEKKKAKYKAREAAMKAQSEKKHGSDKEERGKLPESPKTAEEIWQQSVIGDYLARFKNDRGKALKAMEATWNNMEKKEKLMWIKKAAEDQKRYERELSEMRAPPCSTNSAKKVKFQGEPKKPPMNGYQKFSQELLSNGELNHLPLKERMVEIGSRWQRISQGQKDHYKKLAEEQQKQYKVHLEIWLKSLSPQERAAYKEHISNKRKSIGKIRGPNPKMKPTMQSKSESEDDDEEEEEEEDDDEDEDDDDDNGDSSEEGGDSSESSSEEESEDGDENDEDDEDEDDEDEDDNDSEGSSSSSSSSGDSSDSDSN
- the UBTF gene encoding nucleolar transcription factor 1 isoform X3, with product MNGEAECPADLEMTAPKNQDRWSQEDMLTLLECMKNNLPSNDGSKFKTTESHLDWEKVAFKDFSGEMCKMKWMEISNEVRKFRTLTELIMDAEEHVKNPYKGKKLKKHPDFPKKPLTPYFRFFMEKRAKYAKLHPEMSNLDLTKILSKKYKELPEKKKMKYIQDFQREKQEFERNLARFREDHPDLIQNAKKSDVPEKPKTPQQLWYNHEKKIYLKVRPDEIMRDYIQKHPELNISEEGITRSTLTKAERQLKDKFDGRPTKPPPNSYSLYCAELMANMKDVPSTERMVLCSQQWKLLSQKEKDAYHKKCDQKKKDYEVELLRFLESLPEEEQQRVLGEEKMLGSNRKGATSPASKKSSPETGKASSEKPKRPISAMFIFSEEKRKQLQEERPELSESELTRLLARMWNDLSEKKKAKYKAREAAMKAQSEKKHGSDKEERGKLPESPKTAEEIWQQSVIGDYLARFKNDRGKALKAMEATWNNMEKKEKLMWIKKAAEDQKRYERELSEMRAPPCSTNSAKKVKFQGEPKKPPMNGYQKFSQELLSNGELNHLPLKERMVEIGSRWQRISQGQKDHYKKLAEEQQKQYKVHLEIWLKSLSPQERAAYKEHISNKRKSIGKIRGPNPKMKPTMQSKSESEDDDEEEEEEEDDDEDEDDDDDNGDSSEEGGDSSESSSEEESEDGDENDEDDEDEDDEDEDDNDSEGSSSSSSSSGDSSDSDSN